The Tripterygium wilfordii isolate XIE 37 chromosome 18, ASM1340144v1, whole genome shotgun sequence nucleotide sequence GTGGTATTGGTTGTCACACTCAGATGGGCCGCCACCATCTCCACCTTTCTGAAAGCTGTTGAGAGTGAGGTAGGCCTTTGTATTGCCAGAAACTGGCGGCGAGCATTTGTAAGTAGGGTAGAATTTGCCTTGTTTGCAGCAGTCAGAGTCATTCTCTGTGTTGCATTGTCCTGGAGGAGGCTTCTTTCCCTTAATTTTGCCACTTGGGCTACATTGCAGAGCTTCAATGTCCAAACATGATGTCCAGATCAGAATGACGAAAAGAAAAGCGCTTGACTTGAAGGAAATACTCTTCATTATgttcctctctctatctctatctctctcaCTTGTGTATTGATTTTATGGTGAGTGCTTGATGCAAGGGACATGTCCAAGggtggcatatatatatatatatatatatagtagatcTACTTGGTTATCAGCTTACACATATTCTtgacaaatacacaaaacaaCATTCAAAACACTATTGTCTCTGCGAAATAAGAAACAAGGCACGCAATTCGTCTCGGCGACGAAAATTATTTCATTGACATCTAAGCAAAATCTGTATCCCTGTTTTTGTTGGCAGATAAGGGTCATAATCTTGCTCTCCTTTGTTGCTATATATGACACATATGGAAGACAACAATCTTGCCTAGTTGTGTCATATATTCATGGATAAATTCTGTAAAAAGATGGATAAATGAGGGTCATAATCTTGTTCAGTTTTTCTTTCAGGAGTAATACAGTATTCTAAAATTGGACCACTGCTTTGTTGAAATaccaaagatgaaaaaaaatcgATTCTGAGCCAGTTTTGGGTTGAACAACaatacgtgtttacgaaatatttacatgtctagaCTTTAATACGGATTGTAtttcga carries:
- the LOC119984803 gene encoding putative ripening-related protein 1, whose product is MKSISFKSSAFLFVILIWTSCLDIEALQCSPSGKIKGKKPPPGQCNTENDSDCCKQGKFYPTYKCSPPVSGNTKAYLTLNSFQKGGDGGGPSECDNQYHSDDTPVVALSTGWFNNKGRCLHNITISANGRSVVAMVVDECDSTMGCDGDHDYQPPCPNNIVDASKAVWKALGVPHGQWGGLDITWSDA